Part of the Ictalurus punctatus breed USDA103 chromosome 9, Coco_2.0, whole genome shotgun sequence genome is shown below.
TTATGATGTCAGGTGATGTCACCAGCCATAAATATCTGATCCAGGCCATGGTGGCACTTTtcgcattttgtttgtttggtttgttttagtTTTCCATTGTGATAGCGCCTGGTTTTACCTGTGGTGTAGTGTTCTCAGTAAAACAATAAAGTAGACCTGTTGATTACCAGTGTCTATCCTTCATCAGTGACAAATAACCCAAAAAAATCCAGAGAAAATAACTCACTAAAGTATTGTTCTCTGTAGCTGAAATTACTTTCCCTTCCTGAAATAGTgcagcattacattttaaatgcacttCTGATTGTTTTGGGTGATCTTTTGGGGAGGGGATTGTGAGCTACACCAGCTCCTCAGAGTCTCAAGTTCTACTGGAAGTGactgattgttttgtttgtgccaCGTGACTAACACACCAGAACCTTCCCTCAGTCATGTGAGATTATGGGCTCAGAATAGCCACGGAATTCTGCTGCTTCATTTTCACACGCAGGCATCGGTGGACCTCTTAACCGTGCACCTTTAACTTGCACGCATAGTCGTAATAATGCTTTCTTTAATCTAAGGTAGGGCGTTTCAGTGCCTATTGCAACACATTATTAGAATAATttttgaatatgcaaattgtGTGTGGATGCACAAGGTGACACGTTAAGCTCCCTACAGCTGGCATGTGCCCTCACAGTccacttttacattttatttaattgtgcACCATCCTTGTGAGGTACTGATCTAATTACAGCATGTTTGACCATGTACCTATGCTAAGGAGGAAACAGTTAACATACTGCTGCACAGTTAATAGGCTTCATAAtgccttttttaatttttttttattaaagtgagATGCGGTTTTACAAAACTGCAGTCCTTGGCACTCATAGCACTTGGAATCTGGAGGCAGCTACACAGTTCCTTGCCAATAAATATACTAGGCACACTACTCTCAGagtgaccctgcactctgacccaaGTTCCTAAAAAAACTGGGGGAAAAATacactgtaatgtgtgtgtatatgacaaataaatgtttccttctctttaccccccccccccccccccctaaactacaaatatatttatttttgccatcGAATCTTGGcgaaaaaagaaacgtccctttttcaggagactgtattttaaagataattttgtaaaatccaaataagctttacaggtCTTttttggaaagggtttaaacaatgtttttccattcttgttcaatgaaccataaacaatcattgcacatgcacctgtttaacagtccttaagacacaaacagtttacaggcggtaggtaattaaggtcacagttacagtaactgaggacactaaagagacttttctactgactctgaaaaacaccagaaggatgaggactgcagatgtgttcagagcaataaactgcaatgtctgtaatgtaagatgctcaataataataataataaatataataataataataataataataataataataataaatataaatattacatgttaagaaatttgctggaaattaaagcagttgaatgtgagaggacttttcttttttttaaaaatttcgacaaaagtattgtttttttccagcaaaTTAATggtatgcatattttttttggtactGGCCACTATGCATTCTGCTCAGTGAGGGTTGGTGAAAATATCTCTACATGCACTGTGAATCATATAGCTATAAGGGTTTTACGCATTGTGTATCCTGCCTCTTTCAGCTCAGTGGCCTTTTCCTGCTCTAAATGGATAAAGAGGGAATAATGGCTCCATAGCAGCGACACTCTACAGCTGTGTTATTCTAATGTTAAAGTGTTACAAAGAATAGCCATTATTTTTACTGTTAAAGTTACTCTGAACTGGGCTCACATTCAGCCAGAAGGCAACAAACTGTCACTGAACTCTTCACAGAACAATGTGTGTTTCTTTGGAGGTCTTTCAGTGGTGTGTCTTTGTCAGCGTTGCATTGTGAGCTCTGCGGTAATTGATGGCCGTTGTGGCAGCTATAAAACTACAGCTTACTGTGACCCAACAGCGTCTCCTTACACTTTCCTCACAAAGCATAATTGTTCAAAGATACAGTACAGCCCACTGCCCGTGGGCCTCAGGGCTTATTGTCACtcctcttttgtgtttttgtgcctCAGTGTACATTGGGGATGGGATGGGAGATGGTGGACCCCCTGTGAAGCTGGAAGTGAGAGGGAAGTAGGGCTGTGACAGTGGCAGTTTTTTACCACTGTCATGGTTAATAATCACCATGGTGAGCAGTGGTGGGGGTTGGGAGGTTAAATTTATATCactatatagtataatataataaataaagagattatataatttataggcttaaattaaataaaaacctaaatataaaaaaaatgaggCTTTGTTTTAGCATGTCCGTCAGCGAAACAATACAGcctttttgtgttgtgttgttgcaATGAGAAGCAGCCTGAGGGCGCTGTGGCGTATGGTATTGTGATTGACCTGCTGTGGAGAGGAGAAGTGGTGAAAAACGTTTCTCTGAGGaatactttatttcttttataagtTTAGTATACCACAAGCctataaaactttgaaagaaaCACCAGTAGGATGGTAACgtaaataatatgttaaaaatttaaaaactaaataagctaaaaaaaatGCGGTTGGGTGACATGCCTGGAGATGGATCCTGAGATTTGTAGGCTAATGTTTGCCCGTTTCACACTTATTTCTTTTCCACAAAGCCGACATATGGCTTCATCCAAATTTATTGGTTCACCTCTATCGTTAGGCACGAATCCAAAATGTTTCCAGATCGCCGATTGTAACATTTGGTTTTCCAACAGGATCCGAAGAACCCGTAGTAAAATCGCAGAATTTGCCTGACTGGATTTTGCCGTGCTCAAACAAAACCTAGCCAAACTAAGAACATCGTATAAGGTGTTTGATTGTGATTATGTAATTtgtgtatacatataaaatctcccgctataaatacaaattaatatagCAACTGTTATTATACTTGTATACAAAATGGTGTCATTTGTACTTGTTATAGTGCCCACTCAAGCAAAAACCTTAacatggtgtgtgatgtgacaccACCATGGTGGCAAACTACTACTGCAGTGGTGCGGTTGTCATGGTCACCATCACAGCCCTAGAGGGAAGTGCTGTGTCCCTGCCAGCCTCCATGACTGAACCTGCATGCTAGGCTGCTTTCACAGGGATATTTTGGCATCCAGTATAAAATGCAGGGATATGTGTTGCTGGTGTGTTTGTAGGTGGTGATAATCTTATTCGAAATTAAATTCATTCAGATGTGATATCCGTAAGTTAAAAGTACTGGAAATTGTTGTTCATAAAGTCTTTCCTGCATATTCAGTATGAAATTATACAGGAAATGTCttttaagttaataaaacatgcatagaattattcattcatcttcagtatttgccttatcctggtcagagttgaGGTGGATACAAAGCCtattctgggaacactgggtagGAGGCGAGAATACACCCTTGGATGGGATCATCGCAAacactatgcacacacaccgtcaaacactcattcacacctaagggcaTTTTAGCCTTTCCACCTACTGTCAtgattttgggaggtggaaggaaaccagagaaaccGACATGAGCACAACATGTGAAATTCCACACAgatagtaacccaagctcaggactgaaccagggaccctgtgAGCTGTGAAGCAAAGCTACCCACTACACCACGATGCCACCCTTAGAAACATCCCAGAATAAAAATCCTGTACCACGtctattcttttttcttcaaattgcAGTGGTGAATAAAACCTATACAGAACACAACCCTAAAGGACCCTGTATAAATACCACTGTGCTAATAAGATTTGTTTTGAAAATGAATGGCTGCCACATTTTTAAAGTTGTATCTGGAAACCTTTAATTTCAGGAAAATGCTAATTTGTAGTATATAACTAAGGCTAGAATGTGTTTGAagggatccatccatccatcttctataccttcagggtcacggggaaacctggagcctatcccagggagcatcgggcacaaggcggggtacaccctggacagggtgccaatccatcgcagggcacaatcacatacacactcacacacccattcatacactacggacactttggacatgccaatcaacctaccatgcatgggaggaaaccccgaagcacggggagaacatgcaaactccgcacacacaggccCACGttaggaatcgaacccccccTGGAGAtatgaggcgaatgtgctaaccactaagccaccgtgcttaGTTGACTTATTTAGCAAGTcaatttttaacatttacttATGGCTAACTATAGTGCTGTTACCAACCTATCCTGGTCATCTGCCttcttaaaatgaaaaatgtacacaAGCCATGGTTCACAGTGACCAAGATTGTATATCTCTGAATGTGAGTTGATTACTGCAATTAGTTTTTCCTCCAGCCTGCTCAGCATCAACATAAATGACTGAAGGGCCATCGTCCAGTGGCTGGCACATGGTTAAACACGTCTGAGTGCTTTCCAACTCTGCTGAAGTTTTTTAAAGCATCAAAGCGGATAATTTCCATGCATTGATGTGCATTGGTGGTGGTTTTTCATAGTGATTGTTTTCATAGTGATGAGCATTTTAAGTTATTTCTTGAACACATAAATTGAGTACTTGATATTTGTAGTTAACAGTCTGATTTCTACACTAAAGCAGCTATTTTGGGTAGCAGTACCAAACATAATAATgcttatattttgggaaataccAACTGAGGGTACTGAGGGTATGCaggtacaaacagaaataactactgtgggattggtcagagttTCTGCAAGAGTGGGTAGGATTGGTCAAAATACCTGTGGGAGTGAGTGTGATTTGCCAAAATACCTGTGGGAGCAGGTGGGGTTGGTCAGAATGTTTGCGAGAGCtagtgggattggtcagaatgtttgcgagagtgggtgggattggtcaaaataCCTGTGGGAGCAGGTGGGGTTGGTCAGAATGTTTGCGAGAGCTGGTGGGATTGGCCAGAATGTTTGCGAGAGTGGGTGGGGTTGGTCAGAATGTTTGCGAGAGCTggagggattggtcagaatgtttgcgagagtgggtgggattggtcagaatgtttgcgagagcaggtgggattggtcaaaataCCTGTGGGAGCAGGTGGGGTTGGTCAGAATGTTTGTGAGAGCtggtgtgattggtcagaatgtttgCAAGTGTGAGTGGGATTAGTCAGAATTTCAGCAGGGTTatactggggggaaaaaagctcacTGAATTTAAACATTAACACAATTTGTTTCCATACATCCAACATCTTTTTCAAAGCCCTGAATAAAACCGAGTTCCACACTCTCACCCGAACTGAGGATCGAATCCAGGTCACTGGCTTTCTGCAACAGCCACTTTACAACTGCACTATTCTACTGCTTTAAGTGTCTTAAATTaatactgaaaatgaatacttgggggcagtggtagctcagtggaatactgatcagaaggtcttgagttcagatcccagcactgccactgtttAACCAtgaactgctcagttgtataaatgagataaatgtaagtcactctgttTAAGGGTTTCGCCCAAAATGCCGTACATGTAACACTGTATTTATATTTCCTGTCAGTACTAACAACCTCGTGAGATTTCATGATGTAATTGGTTACGTTAGtactacatgaattgatcacGCATACACTACATAATTTAATAGAGTAATTAGAAACGTGGTTAAATTAAAGTTTAGTATAAGCAgtgaaatcatgttttgatgagaaactcAATATTTTTTCATGTAAACTATACCTAATATGGTCTCTTAAATCTGACTGGCCACGTATTCCATTTTTTCCCACAGTgtaggtgggattggtcagaattacTGTGGAAGCAGGTAGAATTAGTCAGAAATTCTGCGAGAGTGGGCAGGAGTGGGATTATGGCTAAGACGCTCACCATGTATTGTGTAATAGGTTGCTCTATGGGTTAGACAACCGTACAGTACCATGTCATGAATTCCCATTGTAACTTAATAAGCGGTTATTCTATTTTGCATGAATTTTGAGAAGTATTTTCTCAAAGTTAGGTAATGAATACAATTATTGCCGAATACAATTATTCTACTACCCGTTGCCATCAGTAGTCAATTGTTTTGTCGGATACTGAAATGTTTCTTGCGAAACCTACAagttctccctctctttcatcCCTACTTTCAAGTGCTGAGAGTGTATgagcatacatacatgcataaaaTGCATGGACGTGCATTCTATGCTGTTTGTACATATACTACTCCGTAATTCGCTGTTCACTCAGGCTGCTGCGGCCAGACTCCCACCATctcgtttttctctctctagctGTTCTTTCCTCTGGTGTAGTGCACATGACCTCGTTTCTACTCCCCTTGTGATGTGGAGATTTGGAAATCACAGATTAGTGAGAGAAAGCGGGTGAGGAGGGAAAGGTGGCTACACTGTGATAAAATCCCATTATGTCCTGTGGAAAATGAACTGTGGAATGGCTACATTTAATAAGATGTTTTGTCCTTGCCCTGGATGATGATAGTCAGAAAGCTTTTTGTGCACTGTGCTCTAGGTTACGTGTCTCTTTGCTGTGGCTAATGAACACGTATTTGCCTCTCGTCTTTAATTAAACGAGTAACCGAGAAATCACTGATAATGTGTTTGTAAACAAACTGCGTGAAACATGAAACTGTCTTCTTTAAATATGAATCATTACCCTGCTTtttctataacatttaaaaaatatattctggACATAGTGTTGTCCACGTGCTGCTTTTAACAGTCACAGATGGCGTCTGACTATATTATGAAAGTGTTAAATACTTTTACATAATCAGGTGACCTTATTTTCTTTCAATCCAATGGGATAGATGTTTGTTCTGAAAAGAGTAACAGAGCGTTAAGATGCATTAACTGTGCAGTAcattaaaacaatgttttcagACTCAAAAGCAGGATGTACATGAGGGCAGAAAACAATGCTCTAGCCAGTGATCGTTGTATGTTTTCCTCTGTTCGTATGCTAAATAACTTGTTCGGTCTCATTCTGACGCTTGTTGTGGCTGTGGCTAGAGAATAACAAACATTGTTGCTGTTCTGTTGTAGGCTGTAAACTGTAAGGGCCAGCACAGTATCTCCTACACGCTGTCCAGAAACCAGACAGTGGTTGTAGAGTACAGCCATGACAAAGACACGGACATGTTCCAGgtacagtaaaacacacacaacaatgatgCATCTATATGAGAACTGGATATACATATTTTTCTATGTTAAATAATATgagttatgtaaggaataaaacacgaaaGGGTGTGCTGTATTAGGGTAAAAATAACGGGGTGGTGAAATGCAGCCTGGCGTGAAACAGTTACCGTTACCATCCTGAAGTTGAGTATTTTATATTAACGTCatgccccaaagtgttttattcctcttgtaccacagcaatttgccaattattacagtttttaattgattaatgaacaacactttctgctttttaaccatttaatgttgtgaaatgtccGAGAGACAAGGTAGTTTCGgttatcatttatgttataaCAGATATTATGTCATGTTGCAGAAAAGCCAGAAAGTGCAGTCCTCTGCCCAGAAGACACTCCCATGTCAGAAAAATTATTAACCGTTATAAAacactgatactggagacttcttccataaatgaatgaatgaatgtctctTTTGCGATGTCAGCGAGTAtaaatttttctttgttaaatttgtttaaaaaaaaacaactgtatttttaatctgtttattattagctttaTATTGTGTGGAGAATCTaccatacaagtctctgtgaatgagttgttactatagaaacgataatgtatttgTTATCATTTAAATTACAGCTTGAATTACTGTCAGTGCTGTTATGGAagattaatcaacatcttctgaccaatcagatttgagaatttaacagtgctgtggtacacCGTGCAATATTGTATGGTTAATGCGGACCTAATCAATGGTAGACGCCTTCTGCAAATGCTGCTATGCCGTTGTTGGCTGGTCATATgataaaagtttttaaatgatttttatctGGGCTGTGAGTTCTCCCCTAGCTTCTCTCCCTTAGTCAGGCCTACTCAGGCTCTGTCCATTGTAGATGATCTGAATCCCTGATAGCAGACAGCCACTCCAGTTCTCTCATGACAAACCCTTTACTGTAACACAAGTCCTCGGGCATGGggaatgtgggtgtgtatgtgtgtttgtgtttatgtttgtgtgtgtgtgtgcgcgcgtgtgtgtgtgcttggaaGCATAAACATGTACAAACTAAGCAGGCCAAAGTCAAGTGGACAgaaattaaaagttaaaacGGGAACCAACAGGAACCCACAGAGGGAAAAACGGTAACTGTAAACGGGAACTAAAGTTGGCAACTCTGTTTAGTTTAATCGGTTGTGTTTTCTTGCATATTTAGTGTTATTTAAAGTGATGTTTCATCCTAAAACAGCGTAGTACTCAGTAACTTTGTTCCACTCTTTCTATTTTAGTAAAATAGTCAGATTGTCACTGTCTGTATTCACTGCAGCTAAATTGATTCATTAATGTGTTATTAAAGAAGAAAGTGGAAGTGCagacagtgacactgatgtgTCCTCATTGTTATCCACAATGTGCAATGGAACTTTTTTTCATCGTTTTCATTTGTTTCTAAAGTACAAAATGCTTAAAGACTGCTATTGCTGATTGAAATGGAAGCATAGCCCCTTTTaaatttcttgtttgtttttcttcctccaatgaccagacattaaaaaaaaacttgtgtgtggtttttttttttttttttttttttttgcgctgtGAATTTAGATTGGCCGATCCACGGAGAGCCCCATTGACTTTGTGGTGACTGACACTGTGTCTGGGGGCACAGACGGCGAGGACTCTCCCATCACACAGAGCACCATCTCGCGCTTTGCCTGTCGGGTGGTGTGTGAACGCAACCCTCCGTACACTGCACGCATCTATGCTGCAGGCTTCGACTCTTCCAAGAACATCTTCCTAGGGGTGAGAGTGCACTTCCACATGATTATACActtacatgtatatatttaccACTTGTATACGAGAAAgcatctatctatatatacataaatgtcCTGGTGTGCGAAGTATCTTCTTCTGCTGATCAAGTGGAACCGTCCAGAATAACCTGGTAAATATAGATATAAACAGAGTTAGTCATGGcactctgatttttttttttggtgcaagTCTAGGTGTTTACCATGTTCATCTTATCCACAGGAGAAAGCGGCCAAATGGAAGAATCCAGATGGCCAGATGGACGGACTGACGACCAATGGTGTGCTGGTGATGCATCCACGTGGTGGCTTCACAGAAGAGTCCAAGCCTGGTGTGTGGCGAGAGATATCTGTGTGTGGAGATGTTTATACACTGAGAGAGACTCGCTCTGCACAGACACGAGGCAAATTGGTTAGTGCTGCAAAATGTATAATGTCCTATACATTAGATTCAGATGTCTTAACCCACTATAAGGAGGTTTTTAATACAgcctttcttttaaaaacaacattttactTAGTTGTTATTTGGTATACACAAACAATCAGATTGCAGGCTTCAATATTCTGACGTTTGTGGCTAGAGTTACAAAACATATCGGACTCTCATGGCCCATGAGCGAAGCGCCTAAGGCCGAGGATAACTTGGATGGTGGACATGCCAAATATACCAAATAACAATTTAGAACTTTTGTGaatgtcaataaaaagaaatcAATTCTCTCCTGCCTCATTTTGACTTGAACTAGAAGCATGCCCTGAAGGCATCATAGTtcagatgtcttttttttttctttttcttgtgttattattattatttttttaaagagataaCTTTTAAACCTGAACCTTAGACACTCCTGTGATGATTATTAGGTTACGCTGTCTTGGGGTAAGCAAAGCCAGAGGAAATTTGATCAAATGTATGATCTTGGATCGTATCAATAGCACATAATTTCCTCCTGACTTCAGTCTTGTGTCACGAACATGAAAAACATTCCCGTATTGGGTTTGGCTGTACAGCACAGACACAAGCCTCTGAATCATACTGCTTTTAATTTTGTCAGTGACATGATGTTTGCCTCAGTCTTATTTAAGTTGATGCTTCTGAAGGGAATAATTAGCTTAGGTTGTATAGAAAATAGTCATAATTTACTTTGTGTTCTATTTGCAGTCAAAATGAAGGTAAGAAAATTACTAAAGATCTATCATTGTTGGAACATTCCTGATGTAAACATATGCTGGATCTCTGTCAATATTACAGCATCTCAGTCTATCTCTAAATTAAACAGTTATTAAATTGTCAACCATTGTTGCAAACTGTTGCACACCATTCAGTGAAGCTCCAGAAGTTGATGCAATTGAAATTTAATACTGGTCAACCTTTTTAATAGTTGGATTGCACCTAGAATAAGTCCAGAGAGGATGTTTTTAAGCTCTCTGCCCCCCTCTGCAGGTCAAATGATTTTATGCAATAAGCAGATGGTAGTTTTATATGGCGTTCTGACTGACTTCATGTCACACTATTTTATATCAGTAATGATACTGGCAAATTGATACATATGAATAAGAGGGTACACTATTTCACGTCCTTTAACATCTGAGCCCTTGGCTTATTTAACTTAAAAGCACAACACAAAATACCTGGCATTATTTAcccttcatattctatgtgctACTGGACAATGGATATTCGTGTTTCCCCATGCCATCTCTTTTCATTATATAAAATACTGTTGCAACATGATagtatttatttgaaaataccTCATTGGAATTATTAGCAATATAAAAACTATATTTATCGGAAAAGACGCATGCTCTTCACTTGCTTGAGATGGCAGATTGGTATGCACTGTTGAAAGTGTAAAGTAATGTGATGGAGTTAAGGGAATCTTTTGTTTCAGCCGATCGTAAAGATTCATGTTGCTATTCCATTTTAAGTAACGTTTAAAATTGAGTcctttttactttaaaatgtaaGCGCACCCTGCATATCTATATCCTAACTGGGGCTTATATTTTGCTGTTCAGGTGGATAGTGAGAGTAATGTGCTGCTGGATGGCTCTCTGGTGGACCTGTGCGGTGCCACACTACTGTGGCGCACGGCTGAAGGTCTCTTTCACGCACCCACACAGAAGCACCTGGAGGCACTGCGCCAGGAGTTGAACGCCGCACGACCCCAGTGCCCTGTGGGCCTCAACACCTTGgcatttcccagcatgcagcGCTCTAGCCGGGCACTGCCGAGTATCGCCCAGCAGCAGGACAAGCAGCCGTGGGTGTACCTGGCATGTGGGCACGTGCATGGCTACCATGAGTGGGGCCACAGCTCAGAGCGTGAACCTAACGGCAAACGCGAGTGCCCCATGTGCAGGGCTGTGGGGCCTTATGTGCCACTGTGGCTAGGATGTGAGCCAGCCTTCTATGTGGACTCGGAAGCACCTACGCACGCCTTCATACCTTGTGGTCACGTCTGCTCAGAGAAGTCGGTCCGCTACTGGTCTGAAATTCCCTTACCGCA
Proteins encoded:
- the peli2 gene encoding E3 ubiquitin-protein ligase pellino homolog 2 produces the protein MQSEERPFIEVNSLMFSPGQEETCAPTKELVKYGELVVLGYNGSLPSGDRGRRRSRFALYKRVKANGVKPSTVHILNNPQASKAVNCKGQHSISYTLSRNQTVVVEYSHDKDTDMFQIGRSTESPIDFVVTDTVSGGTDGEDSPITQSTISRFACRVVCERNPPYTARIYAAGFDSSKNIFLGEKAAKWKNPDGQMDGLTTNGVLVMHPRGGFTEESKPGVWREISVCGDVYTLRETRSAQTRGKLVDSESNVLLDGSLVDLCGATLLWRTAEGLFHAPTQKHLEALRQELNAARPQCPVGLNTLAFPSMQRSSRALPSIAQQQDKQPWVYLACGHVHGYHEWGHSSEREPNGKRECPMCRAVGPYVPLWLGCEPAFYVDSEAPTHAFIPCGHVCSEKSVRYWSEIPLPHGTHAFHAACPFCATQLNVTQGCAKLIFQGPVD